In Diadema setosum chromosome 19, eeDiaSeto1, whole genome shotgun sequence, a genomic segment contains:
- the LOC140242928 gene encoding calcium-activated chloride channel regulator 1-like, with amino-acid sequence MKVWDILAPWLILGLAAEMVASQGGKFPIKLENGGYSDVLIAIVEGVPEDQTLIENIKEMYTSASELLYNASRQHVYWKEIKILVPPTWSPQEHYGVAKTETLETAHIAVHSGSPRGDEPYVDNPIGCGHQGILTHISPTFISDKRYREERFGPTESVLVRIWAYFRWGLFEEHYDAALSEDGVEPAYDAGGRSIGTRCSANIDGEIMWPDYTPCNYGAGNNVGYPTECRFVPIGGQSVTSSLLFGTKDFHIPTINEFCDDDPESPNFHNAEALNLQNKRCGNLAAWTVMKEKTRDFDNGPQVVTNTTPIFTVIQAPLSRSVVLVLDKSGSMSTNEKFIKVISASTEYIQNIIPLKSQLGIVYFDSSAYEGAELTPIVDDQTREILVNSLPPTNGGGTSISNGIQKGIEVLGEYSPGGYLLILSDGQDYSNYTEDNRQLIESSGVIIDVIMISSSSSREMRMLTDMTFGEFYYCADTGSGNCLIQAFQSTITDRPNVAGQTTPVQIYSSDVQIQQKQEIVPLVIDSALGNDTVFTVTWTGSNPLTAVVTGWEGTRIDHNDQRYHADDTNHIISVTLPSAEPGPWNVTIINSQSYSPASASVAVTSKPASSEYSPVTVTVILGSTTVDFSTTPALAIFAQVQQGYESVIDANVEAIITDERGTKTTISLLDNGSGSDLMRADGVFSAYFLQFTSNGRYNVKVNVVGHESAETEDTIGIAKRDITEEEEKAVPSFMRTASGGLFEVKNFQSTASDGIAPSRIHDLAYTSFSYANSTISLTWTAVGDDLDQGTASSYELRYTTTFSVIQNNFTMAQSVFENQTIIGNLSSIAPAGSTESITIELPARGMDIVYYFAIRAWDEADNVGDKSNIASVSIRYIPDPTPQQPTHQTGNPTRQQPTQTEPWNIETTSEGETQTTEPPPTSEPPNMDPRGRVHTPNIALIVGCSCVLGVVLLATAVAVAWWCSAKSIRKANAKSTKMTAPVHYHGKGVYTQCKK; translated from the exons GAGATGTACACTTCGGCTTCAGAACTTCTGTATAACGCCAGCAGACAACACGTGTATTGGAAAGAAATCAAGATCCTCGTTCCCCCGACATGGTCTCCCCAGGAGCACTACGGCGTCGCCAAAACGGAGACATTGGAAACGGCTCACATCGCCGTGCACTCCGGGAGTCCTCGAGGCGACGAGCCGTACGTGGATAACCCTATCGGCTGCGGCCACCAGGGCATTCTGACTCACATCTCGCCAACATTCATTTCTGACAAGCGTTATCGCGAGGAAAGATTTGGTCCTACAG AGAGCGTCCTGGTAAGAATCTGGGCGTATTTTCGATGGGGCTTGTTCGAGGAACATTACGACGCTGCGCTTAGCGAAGACGGCGTTGAGCCGGCGTACGATGCCGGAGGCCGTTCGATCGGGACGCGTTGTTCGGCGAACATAGACGGTGAGATAATGTGGCCGGACTATACTCCATGCAACTATGGAGCAGGCAACAACGTGGGATATCCAACGGAGTGTCGCTTCGTCCCTATTGGCGGACAAAGTGTTACGTCATCACTCCTCTTCGGAACCAAAGATTTTCATATTCCTACC ATTAATGAATTTTGCGACGATGATCCAGAGAGTCCAAATTTTCACAACGCGGAGGCCTTAAATCTTCAAAACAAGCGATGCGGTAACCTTGCCGCCTGGACggtgatgaaagaaaaaacccGCGATTTCGACAACGGTCCACAGGTGGTGACGAACACAACTCCCATCTTCACGGTCATCCAAGCACCGCTGTCTCGCAGTGTCGTTCTCGTTCTCGACAAAAGTGGCAGCATGTCG AcgaatgaaaaattcatcaaaGTGATATCAGCATCAACCGAATACATTCAAAATATCATTCCGCTCAAGAGCCAACTGGGCATCGTGTATTTCGATAGTTCTGCATATGAGGGCGCTGAACTCACACCAATCGTCGACGACCAAACGCGGGAGATCCTGGTGAATTCACTGCCCCCGACCAATGGGGGCGGTACATCGATCAGCAATGGAATACAAAAGGGTATTGAG GTACTAGGTGAGTATTCTCCTGGCGGCTATCTTCTGATTCTCAGCGACGGGCAAGATTATAGCAACTACACAGAAGACAACCGACAGTTAATCGAATCGTCTGGAGTTATCATCGATGTCATCATGATTAGTAGCTCGTCATCTAGGGAAATGAGGATGCTAACCGATATGACGTTCGGAGAATTCTATTACTGTGCCGATACTGGCAGCGGGAACTGTCTTATTCAGGCCTTTCAGAGCACCATCACCGACCGCCCAAATGTCGCTGGGCAAACCACCCCCGTACAG ATATACAGCTCTGACGTCCAGATCCAGCAGAAGCAGGAGATCGTTCCCCTTGTCATCGACTCCGCCCTGGGCAACGACACGGTATTCACGGTTACGTGGACAGGGAGTAACCCATTAACCGCAGTGGTGACCGGATGGGAGGGCACTCGTATTGACCACAATGATCAGAGATATCACGCCGACGACACAAACCACATCATTTCAGTCACACTGCCATCCGCTGAG CCTGGTCCGTGGAATGTGACAATCATAAATTCTCAATCGTACAGCCCGGCGTCCGCTAGTGTCGCGGTGACGTCTAAACCAGCCTCAAGCGAATATTCACCTGTTACCGTGACAGTCATACTTGGTTCTACG ACAGTCGACTTTTCGACTACACCAGCACTGGCAATCTTTGCCCAGGTTCAGCAGGGTTACGAATCCGTGATCGATGCTAACGTTGAAGCGATCATCACTGATGAACGAGGAACTAAGACAACAATCTCATTGCTCGACAACGGTTCAG GATCGGATTTAATGAGGGCGGATGGAGTATTCTCTGCGTACTTCTTACAGTTTACCTCCAACGGAAGATACAACGTGAAAGTCAATGTAGTCGGACACGAATCGGCAGAAACCGAAGACACCATCGGGATAG CAAAACGAGATATCacagaggaagaggaaaaagcCGTGCCGTCATTTATGCGCACTGCATCTGGCGGTCTGTTCGAAGTGAAGAACTTTCAGTCCACCGCCTCTGACGGTATAGCGCCCTCTAGAATCCATGATCTTGCCTACACGTCTTTCTCCTACGCTAACAGCACCATTTCTCTGACTTGGACTGCTGTAGGGGACGACCTCGATCAAGGGACAG CAAGCAGCTATGAGCTCCGCTACACAACCACCTTCTCCGTGATCCAAAACAATTTCACCATGGCACAAAGCGTCTTCGAGAACCAAACCATAATTGGGAATCTGTCGTCGATCGCCCCCGCCGGAAGTACCGAGTCGATCACGATCGAGCTTCCGGCTCGTGGGATGGACATCGTCTACTACTTCGCTATCAGAGCGTGGGATGAGGCGGATAACGTTGGAGATAAATCCAACATCGCATCCGTCTCCATCCGGTACATACCAGACCCTACTCCACAACAACCCACCCATCAAACTGGAAATCCCACTCGACAACAACCTACCCAAACTGAACCATGGAACATCGAAACGACTTCCGAAGGAGAGACCCAGACTACAGAACCTCCTCCGACGTCGGAGCCTCCAAACATGGACCCTCGTGGTAGGGTCCATACTCCAAATATCGCTCTCATCGTCGGTTGTTCCTGTGTCCTCGGTGTCGTTCTCTTGGCCACCGCGGTGGCTGTGGCGTGGTGGTGCAGCGCGAAGTCCATTAGAAAAGCCAACGCAAAATCGACCAAA